The genomic region TGAATGCATGGGACCAACCCTAAGAAggaaaaaacattataaaaaaaatatggCAAACATATTAACATTGCCTTATAGATGTCCGACTCCCTTTTGTTATACATCAATACTATGTTATTATCTGTTTTAGGCCGACCACATGCTGGCCAACCACACATGGAATATTTTCAAAGGCAATATATATTTGAGGAAAAAATAAGGAGGTTGGAAATTAAACGTGCAGGAATATTTATGGAATAAGGAGCAGATTCATAATAAGGCAGCAATCTTGTTTAGCAAAATAAGGGCAACGATTATATATATTAATTCTGGCCGATTTATTCATGAACAAAGGACAGATGGTAATTAGGACCAACTAAACAaagttaataaattatttattaatcaaaaacagCAATCAAGAGAACAAGGGGTGTAACCCTTTCAAAAGGGTATTGGGGTGAAGGGATGTGACTCCCTACAAAGGGAGAAATAAAAGAAGAATTCCATTTTAAGAAACATAGGAGGGAACCAATCAGCATCAAAGGAGAATTACATCTGCATCAAAGGAAGAAAAACAATTCCACAGCAGCAATCAAGTAATCAGCATTAGAACAGACAGCAAATCAGCAGATCAAGGAAGATATAATCAATTTCAGAATTAATAAGAGTGGTCAGCAAACTTATATAATTACAAGTACTTGGTATGATGCATAATACATAATACATGTCTTGCTGATCCACTTAGCATGTCTGTAATTTAATAATATTTGGGAATGATAAGTAAATTAATATAATGCCCATAATGTATATTATCATTCTTGCTATTACTCTTAATATAtgcataattaattatattaatttagaTCTCTTTAATACTTTGATCCAACCAACCATCCCATTATGGGGTGAAGGAAGAAATATGTAATAAGGAGGCAGAAGCACTGACATCCCCATCAAGTACACCAACCCCTGGGTGGGGCCAAGAGGCCAAATGACTGGGTGTTCATTCCATGCTCTTGGGCTTGACTGGAAAGGATAGACTCCAGGCACCTTATATGATTCTTTGACGGACTCCATAGTGTGGATTGGTTGGTAGAGAAAGCCATTGAGTGAAACCCATCATACTCTCAAGAGGATGAATAAGGAAACATAGATAGGGGGTGCAGATACAAGCATCCCACTAGGTAGACCACCCCATGTTGATGTCCAAGGTGCATACCACTTGGGGCCAAGAGGGTGAGCGTTCACTCTTGAGCTTAGTGTGAAGATTGCTTTGGGCAATCCTATCATGCTCCTTCATTCAAACTCTATTGTGATTAGAGCTATCTAATGAATCAGTGAATTATGataattatatgtatatgtacttatatgtgTCATTGACTCATTACTAACCCTAATTGAGATTTATGACACCTTAGAGAAACTAAGATACTGGATTCGTGGCTGGAGGGCAGGGTGCAAAGCTGGGTTCAAGCCTGGTCCAAGCATGACACTGGTCCGACGTTGGATTCACTGCTGGTTCGATCCAGCGGAAACAAGGAAAATGCtgtgttttcttttgtttttttaaattactAACGCAGTCGTCTTCCTCCGCTCCTCTGTTCTCTTTCGCTTCTGTCTTCCTCCTCCCTCTTCCATGCAATCGAATAAACTTctgcttttatttttattttagcatTACTTTATGACATTATTTTTACATCATTCGATTTGGTAACTTTTTAAATTTAATaggttaaaatttaatatttaaattaaattaatattataatttatattatcatatattaataatattttaaattaaaattttaaacatattattatattattatataatatatatatatatatatatatatacccgtaCCCATACCCAAGGAAAAAAAATTGCCGATTCCATGATTCCATTTCCGTACCCGTGCCCAAATTGGTAAATAAGTAGAGAAATATTAAGACACCTTGAGAAACCTTTTGAGAAAACAAGAGGCAGAGGCAGCTAATAACAATTTGTTAGGCCTTCAAGTGAAGACACAGCAGAATAGGATGAACATTCTTTTATTGCTCACAAAGAAaactatgcaaaatgccaacagagTTTGTAAGCCAAGGCCTCTAAGGATTTGGAAAAAGGTGACCACTATGTTGGGCAAGTTGTCAACATAGAAGATTGAGCTAGAAGAGGACAGAATAGACCATCATCAAGGCCGATCTCATAGCAGCTTCTTTTCAACTGCATGCACTCCTTGGAATCATACAATCTGCACCTGCAAAGTGATGGTTGAAATTTTGATACTGACGTTGGTTTTGCATAAGTTAGGCAGAGAATTGTAGAAGCTTCGTTTTGTTAAACTTTTCACAGATTGTAAGGAGAGCTTGAGGAATCCAATTGAAAATCCAAAAAAGCAGTTGGAGGACTCTTCCTAGATGGTTGAATATCTGTAAGGATGGCTATCTAAGTCCCACTAGAGTGAAAGTCAGTAGCAAAGCTCTAGATGAGGTGAGAATGATGAAAAATTGCAAAGTTGTTAGAAGCAAAATGATCCCCTATCAATCCTTCTTACAAGTACTTTTGCAGAGAAGTTTTGATGAAAGCTGCACAATTTTGTATATGAGAATTGTTGTCCGTAGATGTTTCAATTTGGGAGTATTGTATAGaacaagatgaaagatgatgattttttgagcacaaattgatcttAAGTATACAGAATTATAAGAACCAATGGAATTTCCTTTGTCAAATTCCAGATTCTCTTATTGTCATCTGTCTTTGTGATTTTCCTTTCTAATTTCAGGTAGATTCTGGACAATTCTAGATGTTATTTTTCATGGATGCTCTCTTTTGCTTATATTCATCTGTTATTATGAAATTGCATTCAATGTTCATGATGTTGAAGATGTGGAATCATTCCATTTATTGATCAAGTAGGCTACAAGCTATTCTAGTTTTCCAAAGAAGATAAAGAAGAGATAACATCTGAAGCAGTAGCAGAAGATATTATTATGAGACTCAGGCTGGGGGCAACAAATGCACTTAAATCTAGAGCATCTACCCATGTATAGAGCGGCAAGCAGACTTGCTTTAAAACAAATCAGGGTCCCTGCCATTGTGGTTTTTGTGTAATTGGAAAGAAAATAGGTAGCACTTCTGAAGTGTTTTTGATAtctcattaaaaaataattttaaagtgTGAATACAATTATTGTCCTTGATTTGGTTTTGCTTGTTAGATGTTTACTATAGCAATGGTTTACATGTTAATGATGGTCTGTTTACCTTTTCAAATGCTCCTGAAGCAGCAGAAGTAATAGATCACCTTCCATAGTTCTTTCATGAACTTCATCCACAATGACATGAGTGACATCATGCAAATCAGGGTCAGATAATAATCGCCGTAGAAGGACTCCTGTTGTACAGAAAAGAATTCTGGTACGAGATGACTGACAACTCTCCAGTCGTATAGAATAGCCAACCTGTAATCAAATGGACATCACTAATCAGGTAAAGCCACAAACCATGCATGGGATTAAGGCCATATTCTCACTTAACTATAATGAACATGAACTTGCCTAAGGATTAAACCATTTATCAATTTGACACGATCAGAACTTACAGTCTCTCCAGGCATTTCACCTCTTTCTCGTGCAACACGTTCTGCTAAACCTATAGCAGATACTCTTCGAGGCTGTGTGCAAATGATGTTGCAAAAACATCCCGAGCCTCTATCAATATACTCCTCAAGCAGGTATTGTGGAACCTGTAAAGGtcagaaaaaaatgaaaaatggcatccataaatattttgaaaattaatAAATGTACTTTGATAAAACAACTCAAAAATGCAGTCTGCTATGTACACCAGAGTCTAGGTTGGATAAAATATTGCATATAATGGTCAATGATGCTTTCAAGCTATTTTGTAAAGAGGAATTCACCACGGAAAAAAGAAACTAGGTCAGACAAATACCCAAATATTCATATACAAATTTCTCTTACCTGTGTACTTTTACCACATCCTGTCTGCCCACAGATAATTGTAACAGATGAGTTCCTGACTGCAGACAGAACAATCGTCTTCTTTTGGAAGGCAGGTAATTTCTTCCTAGTGGCCCATATTTCTGAGTGCATGTGAGAAGTTTGTAAGAAGTCCCATTCTTTCTTCATCTGCAAACTAATGTTCTGGTAATTTTCTTGAGGACTTTGAGTATGCTCTGACATGGTGATAGGTTTATCATGTTTAGGCAATTTGCCATCAGAGTACCCATGTCTTAGGGGTGGAGGTCTGTAGGATGAAGTAACAACTGACTTATGGGACTTTTCAAGAGTTGTGAAATTGTCCTTGAATGGATTGGTTAGAAATGTTTTTAGGTATTTCTTACTGTCAGAAGGGAACATCACTCTATCCATACAGTTTGTCTCTGAAATTTGTTTTTCCAAACTATGCTTGACAATTAAGGAATCTGCCAACTCTGCTGCTACACAGAATAGTTCATAGATCATCTGTGAACCAACGAGTTCTACTGCTCTTTCACCAACTTCTTTGGTAAGTTGTAGAAGTAACTTAGAAGACAGATTTGGACCTCGAAATGTCACAATAGGGATTTCAAAAGGATAATTGATTCCAGGAATCACTTTAACCTGCAATCAAAAAGTGATTGAAATTATTTGTCTGTAGAAATTTCAAAATCAGGGAAAATTATACCTTGGTTCTAGCCCGTCAGAAAAGACTGATTATCTGTTCAAAAATTAATGGCTTCATACAGggataattataaattaaataaaaaaatatttcaggaaacatgctagatcaatcattatATAAACCTTCCTTTATAATTGGGACAAATTTATGCTGACTAGAACGTGTCATACAAAATTTAGCCATGCAAAGAAGACTACCTTGCAAGAATTACTAGTCAAATATTATATCAATTGTGGTATGAAACAGAAGATAATACCTCCATCTCCAATGGCATTAGAGAAGTCTGTGTCAGATTAATATTAAACTCGAACAATTCCAATGACAAGGATATAGCCTCTTCTCCAAATATTGATTTCAATGCCACGAGCTCctcagacctcaactcctgaagcTCATTTCTATTCTTAAGTCTATTATAAGAATTTAGAGGAATCTTCCCCTCTACAATTTGCAATTGCATAAATAATCTGTGCAATGCTATATCTTCATCCCCACTAGCCTCGGATAGAGCAACCATGCAATCCTCAAGACCATAGCCATATTCCTGTAGGTACTCGACACTTTTCTTTTCCACAGGAAAACGTTTAGAACTCTCATAATTACCATTTATCAAAACTTGCACTGAAGCTTTGGATGCCTTTGGAGCAAACTTGAAGGGTAATTGATTTTCAGGAACATTTAGCATCAACCAATCAAGAGCAGCTGATATTTCATTTGACTCCTTAAGAGCGGCATTAACATAATGTTCCTTGAACCCCATATGTGTCAAATCAGATCTGATTTGTTCTTTAATATAAGTATCACATGTTTTCTCTGCTATATCATTGCAGCTCCCTATTTCAAAATTAACAGGATGCTTACTAGACGAAGGAATCAAATGCCCTTTCACTAAATTGGCCTTGTACTTCAAATGGTTTATTTTCTCAGACCCATCATTATTAAACCACCCAACATCATTATCATGTAGGCCGCCTTCATTCTTATCAACTTCTATGACCTCATTACTATGTTCCATGTCATGCAAATGGAAACAATCTTTAAATGCCAGAGTGTCATTCTTTGCAATATTGTGATTTTTATCTATATTATTGAGGAGCCCTTCAACTAGTTGTCTGTTGTTTTCGCTCATAAAAACCGATTGAAGCTCCTGCATAGGGAATGGACGGGATTTTGATTTTGGAGCCATAGTACTCACTACTGTTTTTTTCTTTTCTGCAGATTTCTCCAAATCAAACCACTGTTGTCGATATTCATATGGAAGAATGCGATCCAGTCTGCAAACATATAGCTACAAGATTAGAAATGTTAGCCACCAAAAGGGTTACACAATAAAACATGActtgaataaattaaaatataagttTTAagtgaaatgttgaagaaaacatATTGTCACTACACACCTACGATCACCCATGACATGAAAGAGAGCCATAACTGAAGCACAGTGTTGTGCTTCTTGTGATGTCTTTGCCTCATTTCCATTATACCATAGAATCACATCTGCTTCACTTTTCTTTGGATCAGGCAAAACAACTCTGCAGTGGAAACCACCCTCAACCTCCACCTAACAATCCACAAACTTTTATTAGTCGATTCAGAAAGCATGTAAACATGCATTCATATATAAATAAACTCCTAGTTGTGAGTTTTTTTAATGCAAATTTTACATAAACTATATACTTGATGTCCAAACAGAGAGCTACTTACATGCTTGAACCTTGGAactggttttttatttttctgacaCCATTCATGAAGCAAAGCCTTTGGCATCTTGACTGGATAAGATGATTGCAAAGAACCTTGTGTGCCGGTGAGGCCTTCACCTCCCAGAGAGCTGGAGGCAGATGAATTTTCGTGCAAATTTGTTGCCTGTACCTGTTCTGGGTCTTCATTAGCATGTTTATTCTTTAAGTGTTCCTTATACCTTCCATCCTGCTTAAATGTCCTATCACAATAGGGACATTGAATAACCTACAAAAACACAGTTCAATGAGAAATGATAATATGCAATACAACTCATATCCTGAATCAAGAAAGCCTATAATTAACACACTCATGTGAAACTGCCTCAGCAAACAGTAAACCTTCAAAACTTAGAACTTTTTCACCTACAAATGAATAGTTTCTTTTTGTAAGCATTTTTCTATTGGTCATTTCTACTTCCATTATACATTCTTTGATCCCTATGTCATAAACGTGGTGGTTGGTAGATGCTCTGTAGCTGTAGCCCATTGTGATGAACAATTTTATATAAGTACTCACTAGCCTGCTTTATGGCATTCTGCTTGATAGCCTTCCAGTTCACTGTTGATGGTATGTATATGGATCTCATTTGAAGTCTCAAATGTTAATCCCCTATTATAAGACTCTTGTAAATGTAATCAGGAAAATGATAGAAACATTGACCTAGTGAATCCCATTGAGTGAAAGTGTTTTTTCTACACTTTGCATGGTTAGAGATAGCTCAATCCATGAAAAAGGTTGctattgtcatctccaaattttttGAATGATCATAAGCCTTTAATCATAAATAACCAGAAAGCTATTCTAATTTGAATTTCATCTCCTCGTTATGCTGGTTTATTCATTCTTTCAATATTATAGTTTTAGTAGTTTGATATTAGTTAACAGATTTTTGACTTTGAAATTTTGATTAGTCTGTAAGTGTGACTTGAGAAAACCCTTTTGATAAATCTTAGAGGTGATTGTTTAAAAACGAGAAGAATTGGTCAGCACAATGTTTTAAACTTCTAGTTGCTCACTCCTATATGTCTACAATATGTGTCAGAACATACtattattaggggtcatacccttataacatttatatattgttctaatataaggttataaaaccttatatattatatgctttattaaGCATATCCCTTTTGAAATAATTATAACCTAATAActataaaattattaattatttatgaatgggggttattgaaaaggtgtgactagtgaagccacccttcctcctatgtttaaggaggttctctctcatttgagagagtGTGCATTTAGAGTTCTAAAGTGAGTTATATCACTATGCATagaaggtattattggccatgtggaagtaaggAGAAGTGTCCCCAGGTTCAAGTCTATTTTGTTATAGGCTATATTTTGTAAgtcttttaataaaatgatgctttatggagtTTTTAACTCAAGGTTTTTCCTCGTGTATATCTTATATAATGTGTTAACTTTATGCTTGTATGAGACTTAATTTATTTATTCTATATCTTGTTTATAATAATTaatatcctaagatcctaattctAACATCATATCAGACCctattaggctatactaatcatttttatagATTATACTAGGAGATATGAAGAACTTGATAGGAAACATCTTTATGCTCAATCAAAACATATGCAAGGTGATATCTGAAAAAATTATTCATGTTTTGTTTCCTAACATACTCATGAAATTCCCTTTAATGGATTCTTATGCTAATATTTTTATTACCACCAGACTTGTGACATTAAAGATATATTCATAGGTAGGGCAGTAATAAAGGGTAGAAAATAGGTTCACTTGATGCCCTTCTCAACTTCATGGGAAGTTTGAACATCTTATTCACTGCACTCTTCAAATTGGAATTCTTTTCAAGTAGCAcataaaacaatttaaaatttCCAAGAAGTCTTCAAAATAACAATAAATTGAATCAAATCCTAGTCTATCCAAAATAAGTATTGATAATGTTAATGCATTGTAACTCCTGCAAGATAAGTAAACCATACTCGTATATGTCTGTTATCATTTATATTTTGCTTACTGATTTGAAACATGATAAATTGCTATAAAATAATGGTATTCATTTGATTGCTATAATATATATTGATATGTTATCGGGTTGTTCAAAACCCAGTAACATATTATGTGCATCGAACCTCAACTAAATGCTGTTGTTAATAAAGCACCGATTCAGTATTTGCTATCGGGTGTAAACAAGCACCGCTTCATTGCTTGGTAAAACACTTTAGTTAATTAATGAAATATGCACCGATTCAAATATACAATGTGCACTTTGGTTATCAGGTGCATTAAGGCACCGATCCAAATTATGATATGCAATATGTTTATCGGGGTTATATGTGAACCGATCCATTATGTAAATAGCATTGTGTTAAGAGATAAAACAAAAGTATATtgaaaaggcaccgatcaatgggtgcattgatcggtcatgcctaaaaggcatgaccggtcaatacacctatTGAccagttgcctaaatgatatatataccaattgaattcatttggagaagacagagaaaaatattaaaatgatctcTCCCACAGTCCGCACATAAATAAATCAGAATTGTTAGACACAAAAATATAAATTGCAATCACATAGCATTGCTAGTATTTAACTTGTTCTTCAATAGAAATTGAATatactttacatggtatcaaagccaggttaaTCGAACCTAAGACTATTcgattttgataaattcaaggaCAAAGTTataaactacatcacatttctaaaatggccaacgctatcagattcgaagatagactcgaaggtagcaaagatttttcagcttggaagtttagaatcaaaatgattttgagagaaaacaaagttgattcatatgttcaAACTGAAAATGCACAGCCAAAAGATGAACCTGACAAAtcaacatggattgagggaaatgaaaaggctattaaaataatagtggatggggtaagaaataacataatgcccatcattaaAAAGTAtgagacggcttataaaatgttcaaggcacttgaaaggacatttgagatatcaaatgcaagtcgtactctggcATTGAAACGAGAGATCAATcatatcagtatgaacaaaggggagacaattaactcctactttatgcggatatcaagcctaagagatgacttagcttcccttggatacgagatccaaagcaaagagttaacactcattgctctagatgggttgcctagtggatggaacacatttgtccaaggcattagtgctaggtctaaatatcccaagtttgaaagattaagagatgactgtctacaagaagaatcaaaattgaacaaggtaggaataaaacagaagaatatagacgaagacttgcaagtcctaaatacaaacactAATAAGAAGtacaagaagaagcaatttagggAGAGAAAAGCttatcaaggcaagaacacttcaaagaaagacctatcacatgttcaatgttataggtgt from Cryptomeria japonica chromosome 3, Sugi_1.0, whole genome shotgun sequence harbors:
- the LOC131047141 gene encoding DExH-box ATP-dependent RNA helicase DExH1 isoform X1, with product MNSNPNKSKQRHVYKSGTAGCGGKAAPTAPKNSGQVIQCPYCDRTFKQDGRYKEHLKNKHANEDPEQVQATNLHENSSASSSLGGEGLTGTQGSLQSSYPVKMPKALLHEWCQKNKKPVPRFKHVEVEGGFHCRVVLPDPKKSEADVILWYNGNEAKTSQEAQHCASVMALFHVMGDRRLDRILPYEYRQQWFDLEKSAEKKKTVVSTMAPKSKSRPFPMQELQSVFMSENNRQLVEGLLNNIDKNHNIAKNDTLAFKDCFHLHDMEHSNEVIEVDKNEGGLHDNDVGWFNNDGSEKINHLKYKANLVKGHLIPSSSKHPVNFEIGSCNDIAEKTCDTYIKEQIRSDLTHMGFKEHYVNAALKESNEISAALDWLMLNVPENQLPFKFAPKASKASVQVLINGNYESSKRFPVEKKSVEYLQEYGYGLEDCMVALSEASGDEDIALHRLFMQLQIVEGKIPLNSYNRLKNRNELQELRSEELVALKSIFGEEAISLSLELFEFNINLTQTSLMPLEMEVKVIPGINYPFEIPIVTFRGPNLSSKLLLQLTKEVGERAVELVGSQMIYELFCVAAELADSLIVKHSLEKQISETNCMDRVMFPSDSKKYLKTFLTNPFKDNFTTLEKSHKSVVTSSYRPPPLRHGYSDGKLPKHDKPITMSEHTQSPQENYQNISLQMKKEWDFLQTSHMHSEIWATRKKLPAFQKKTIVLSAVRNSSVTIICGQTGCGKSTQVPQYLLEEYIDRGSGCFCNIICTQPRRVSAIGLAERVARERGEMPGETVGYSIRLESCQSSRTRILFCTTGVLLRRLLSDPDLHDVTHVIVDEVHERTMEGDLLLLLLQEHLKRNGSKLHVILMSATVEAELFASYFKQKLGADTAIVNIPGYTFPVQDFYLEDVLELTGYNVGRNSPYTKKNRGSEMVHEKNVIMKKDPDSWETRDEDGDGQDNCIMSSASHYSQTTLRTLVSLDQSIVNYDLIEALIFLVTCQASQELQMGQISVDKAEKEKKPLQSISVHLGVTGAVLVFLPGIAEIHRLHSRLKSSSRLGSIGIWVVTLHGSMSGEEQRRVFQKSPEGLTKIVLATNIAETSITIDDVMYVIDTGRHKEMSYDHNKGLSCLQEAWVSKASAKQRRGRAGRVQSGCCFRLYSRQQFEQFEEQQLPEVLRISLDRLCLKVKTLLVGPLENMTRQMLSPPSPDAIGESVRSLRFMNVLDERECLTPLGQYLAQMPVDASVGKMLIFGCMLRCLNPILTVAAALSGRSPFLFPMDRREEVNATRLRFAGTSKSDHMAIVAAYDGWDVSRKGGWNSEVEYCNANFLSRETLVGMEASRNDYLKMLADIGFCSWLGKTDSSSLLNDLNENSSNVRVVKAVICAGFYPNIVRVRHPEKKYVQTESGTISKVASANELRFFTKLDGRVFLHPSSVNFPVGYFESSWLVYTEKVKTSKIFIKNSTIVPAYGLLLFGGELKVNHEKQTIKVDDWLEFEAPARISVLIKEMRSKVDSLLMEKIRNPAMDISGNMVVTALIQLLVTDGF